A window from Zingiber officinale cultivar Zhangliang chromosome 7A, Zo_v1.1, whole genome shotgun sequence encodes these proteins:
- the LOC122000685 gene encoding dof zinc finger protein DOF2.4-like, with amino-acid sequence MVFPSVPVYLDPHNWNQPQQSFPIPVAGGGGAGCGEVAPLIHGLAAVTRPPDAAGMAASSAAPGTAGRPISMSERARLAKIPQPEQPLKCPRCDSPNTKFCYYNNYSLSQPRHFCKTCRRYWTRGGALRSVPVGGGFRRNKRSNKSAGGSSSKSTEDRQAGVGASSSSSTATGGGTAGGGISPGIPQPGQFPFLASMPATLADYGAANNLALNFGILTMDPAAAEYQVGGNSSIGLEQWRLPQIQQLPFLGGALMEPPVQPVMSGLYHFSGDARQVVDAKAVSGSSLITQLSSVKMEDHSDRLGLNLPRQYLGLSGNGQYNNWTGSGAGGEDGGATSGSSWAMTDLSVFNSSSSGNNVLSSHENLV; translated from the exons atGGTTTTTCCCTCAGTTCCGGTGTATCTTGATCCACACAACTGGAATCAG CCGCAACAATCTTTTCCGATCCCAGTAGCCGGAGGCGGAGGAGCCGGTTGCGGTGAGGTTGCTCCACTCATCCACGGGCTAGCCGCGGTGACAAGGCCACCGGACGCTGCCGGCATGGCCGCCTCCTCCGCCGCTCCGGGCACTGCAGGAAGACCGATATCCATGTCGGAGCGGGCCAGGCTGGCGAAGATCCCGCAACCGGAGCAGCCGCTCAAGTGCCCGCGCTGCGATTCTCCTAACACCAAGTTCTGCTACTACAACAACTACTCGCTTTCGCAGCCGCGCCACTTCTGCAAGACCTGCCGCCGCTACTGGACCCGCGGCGGCGCCCTCCGCAGCGTCCCCGTCGGCGGCGGATTCCGCCGCAACAAGCGGAGCAATAAGTCCGCGGGTGGGAGCTCCTCCAAGTCGACCGAGGACCGCCAGGCCGGCGTCGGCGCGTCGTCCTCGTCCTCCACCGCCACAGGCGGTGGTACCGCCGGCGGCGGCATCTCTCCTGGCATACCCCAACCCGGCCAGTTCCCTTTCCTGGCCTCCATGCCCGCCACTTTGGCCGACTACGGGGCCGCAAATAATCTCGCCCTGAACTTCGGGATTCTGACGATGGATCCCGCGGCGGCGGAGTATCAGGTGGGGGGCAACTCGAGCATCGGACTGGAACAGTGGCGGCTGCCGCAGATCCAGCAGCTCCCCTTCTTGGGAGGAGCCTTAATGGAGCCACCGGTGCAACCGGTCATGTCCGGTCTGTATCATTTCTCCGGAGACGCTAGACAGGTTGTCGACGCAAAGGCTGTCTCAGGCTCTTCACTGATCACGCAACTTTCTTCGGTGAAGATGGAAGATCACAGCGACCGGCTAGGGCTCAACTTGCCAAGGCAATATTTAGGCCTCTCAGGAAACGGTCAATACAATAATTGGACTGGCAGCGGCGCCGGCGGTGAAGACGGCGGCGCTACTAGCGGTAGCAGTTGGGCTATGACGGATCTCTCAGTCTTCAACTCATCCTCCTCGGGTAACAACGTCTTGTCAAGTCACGAGAATCTTGTTTAA
- the LOC122001921 gene encoding cyclin-dependent protein kinase inhibitor SMR12-like, which yields MDPRGGIEESTNKEEVLGERLNVAAGPELDLEFKQKQSVAAGNDDEKTRDGYSTPTSPRHRIPLPLRCPPAPRKPPSSLRSKRKKKRRSQVEAKQENEIFGDNSSPVAKKSKNIQWTGTHTTL from the coding sequence ATGGATCCAAGAGGAGGGATCGAAGAGAGTACAAACAAAGAGGAGGTGCTTGGGGAGCGGCTGAATGTAGCAGCGGGGCCAGAGTTAGATCTCGAGTTCAAACAAAAGCAAAGCGTTGCTGCCGGCAACGACGACGAGAAAACTCGGGATGGCTACAGCACGCCGACTTCTCCGAGGCATAGAATTCCGCTGCCTCTTCGGTGTCCTCCGGCGCCAAGGAAGCCTCCATCCTCGCTGCGgtcgaagaggaagaagaagagaagaagccaAGTGGAGGCGAAACAAGAGAATGAGATCTTCGGCGATAATTCGAGTCCGGTGGCCAAGAAGTCTAAGAACATCCAGTGGACTGGAACTCATACTACTTTATGA
- the LOC122000686 gene encoding probable protein phosphatase 2C 4, with product MGNGLGRLAVSCFVGAHRHGAATVTWDPCDEGLGHSFRYVRPDAADVEGSASFRSISGVAVSANASTALSTALLDAAGSTAASAFESSTSFSFVALHPVPRFASPADKGFDSGPLERGFLSGPLDHRASLFSAPLEKPSSFSGHLWRAHSRGRSARSLFRLLSKVIPTSESNAAPVKGLKDSALVGAVEPDSQKSSDCNLQWAQGKAGEDRVHVVVSDDHDWLFVGIYDGFNGPDATDYLLSNLYSAVHRELKVLLPEDREDSLSHDRINDLLAPAPADRLNRGRHSRSKTRGAGWKWEEHRRRSRREFERERSELDERLKHENGRSSTVHHSRVLKALYRALRSTEESFLDIADKLVPENPELALMGSCVLVMLMNGDDVYLMNVGDSRAILARKAGQGKAGQDLESINEEALFDQMPSLSALQLTSDHTTSVAKEVQRIKDEHSDDASAISNQRVKGSLKVTRAFGAGFLKQPKWNDALLEMFRINYVGTSPYITCMPFLYHHKLDPKDKFLILSSDGLHQYFTNEEAVARVEAFLATTPDGDPAQHLVEEVLCRAAKEAGMDFHELLEIPQGDRRRYHDDISIVVISLEGRVWRSYV from the exons ATGGGCAACGGGCTTGGCAGGCTCGCCGTGAGCTGCTTCGTCGGTGCGCACCGCCACGGAGCCGCTACTGTCACTTGGGACCCCTGCGACGAGGGACTCGGCCACTCCTTCCGCTACGTCCGGCCGGATGCCGCCGACGTGGAGGGATCCGCATCCTTCCGATCAATTTCCGGCGTCGCTGTGAGCGCCAACGCCTCCACCGCGCTTTCGACCGCCCTCCTGGACGCCGCCGGATCTACCGCGGCATCCGCCTTCGAGAGCTCCACTTCCTTCTCCTTCGTCGCCCTCCACCCCGTCCCGCGCTTCGCTTCCCCCGCAGATAAAGGGTTCGATTCTGGCCCACTGGAGAGGGGCTTCTTGTCAGGGCCGCTCGACCACCGGGCATCCCTCTTCTCTGCCCCGCTCGAGAAGCCCTCGTCCTTTTCCGGCCATCTCTGGCGAGCCCATTCGAGGGGTCGGTCGGCGCGCTCGCTCTTCCGCCTGCTCAGCAAGGTCATCCCTACGAGCGAATCGAACGCCGCGCCGGTGAAGGGGCTCAAAGATTCCGCTTTGGTCGGCGCCGTTGAGCCGGATTCCCAGAAATCCTCCGACTGCAATCTCCAGTGGGCGCAGGGGAAAGCAGGAGAGGATCGCGTCCACGTGGTCGTCTCAGACGACCATGATTGGCTCTTCGTCGGCATTTACGACGGCTTCAATGGCCCCGACGCCACCGATTACCTCCTCTCCAATCTCTATTCGGCTGTACATCGAGAACTCAAGGTCCTGCTTCCGGAGGACAGAGAAGACTCACTTAGCCACGACCGCATCAACGATCTGCTCGCCCCTGCTCCTGCTGACCGACTCAATCGAGGCCGTCATAGCAGAAGCAAGACGAGAGGCGCGGGGTGGAAGTGGGAGGAGCACCGTCGGCGATCGAGGCGCGAGTTTGAGAGAGAAAGATCCGAGCTCGACGAGAGACTGAAACACGAAAACGGACGATCGAGCACAGTCCACCACTCGCGAGTGCTGAAGGCTCTCTACCGAGCTCTAAGGAGCACGGAGGAGTCCTTCTTGGACATCGCCGACAAGTTGGTGCCGGAGAATCCCGAGCTAGCCCTCATGGGCTCCTGCGTGCTCGTGATGCTGATGAATGGGGACGACGTGTACCTGATGAACGTGGGCGACAGCCGCGCCATTTTAGCAAGGAAGGCTGGACAAGGCAAGGCAGGACAAGATCTCGAAAGCATTAACGAAGAAGCTCTATTTGATCAAATGCCCAGCTTATCAGCTTTGCAGCTTACTTCAGATCATACCACTTCAGTTGCAAAG GAAGTTCAAAGAATTAAGGACGAACATTCCGATGATGCGTCTGCAATCTCCAACCAACGCGTGAAGGGCTCACTGAAGGTCACAAGAGCTTTCGGCGCCGGTTTCCTGAAACAG CCAAAATGGAACGATGCCCTTCTAGAGATGTTCAGAATAAACTACGTCGGAACGTCGCCATACATCACCTGCATGCCATTTCTGTATCACCACAAGCTCGACCCCAAGGACAAGTTTCTGATACTGTCTTCTGATGGACTTCACCAGTATTTCACCAATGAAGAGGCGGTTGCTCGAGTCGAGGCCTTCCTCGCAACGACACCTGATGGCGATCCCGCTCAACACCTTGTCGAAGAGGTTCTCTGCCGAGCTGCTAAGGAAGCCG gTATGGACTTCCATGAGTTGCTTGAAATTCCACAAGGCGATCGACGACGGTATCATGATGATATTTCCATCGTAGTTATCTCCTTGGAAGGACGTGTATGGAGATCGTATGTGTGA